In the genome of Brucella anthropi ATCC 49188, one region contains:
- a CDS encoding response regulator transcription factor — MNWAQTSARVIDALHQPHFPATLIEAIRSVVPFEHTVTFAYCGNRRPIALHSEFPVWKHKVMVEDYQEGPYLLDPFYLQSSRPGDPRLVRLRDMAPDRFYQGEYFRNYYVQTELAEEIGFMFNVEPNICIVISAMRTSKPFSAHEFRKLGELVPFIGAVGRHNWADLSKQFTQTSQQPETDNLSKIIQHAFRNLGRQILTTREVEVTEYILKGYSAEATAHALGISCGTVRIHRRNIYGKLHINSQGELFSRFISAMTGQDN; from the coding sequence ATGAACTGGGCGCAGACGTCTGCACGGGTCATTGATGCGTTACACCAGCCACATTTTCCAGCAACGCTGATCGAAGCGATCCGCAGCGTGGTGCCTTTCGAGCATACGGTGACCTTCGCCTATTGTGGCAACCGGCGCCCCATCGCTCTGCATTCAGAATTCCCCGTATGGAAACACAAGGTTATGGTCGAGGACTATCAGGAAGGACCTTATCTCCTCGATCCATTTTACCTGCAATCATCCCGGCCCGGTGATCCCCGCCTCGTACGATTGCGGGATATGGCACCCGACCGTTTTTATCAGGGAGAGTATTTCCGTAACTACTATGTCCAAACGGAACTGGCCGAAGAAATCGGGTTCATGTTCAATGTTGAACCAAATATCTGCATTGTAATTTCTGCCATGCGAACTTCAAAGCCGTTTTCTGCGCATGAATTTCGCAAGCTGGGGGAACTGGTGCCATTCATTGGTGCAGTAGGACGGCACAATTGGGCGGACTTGTCGAAGCAATTCACCCAAACCTCTCAGCAACCGGAAACAGACAATCTTTCAAAAATCATCCAGCATGCTTTTCGCAATCTGGGACGTCAGATTTTAACCACCCGTGAGGTGGAGGTAACAGAGTATATTCTGAAAGGCTATTCAGCCGAAGCGACCGCACATGCTTTAGGAATATCATGTGGAACCGTGCGCATCCATCGACGCAATATATACGGTAAACTTCACATCAATTCGCAGGGAGAGCTGTTCTCACGATTTATCAGCGCGATGACAGGGCAGGATAACTAG
- a CDS encoding ABC transporter permease — MALSQRKMRWLLLGPAGLWYAALLVLPLAVVLVYSFGERGAAGGYEPAFTLAQYANLGSRWAAFRNTLTLAPIGTIAALLIAYPLAYYLALRVGKQWRTLLLVLVIVPFWTSILIRSYAWIFLLGGRGIPQLLSAFGLGEFRLINTPFAVLVGIVYGYLPLMFFPIYVSLEKLDRRLLEAADDLGTPPWRRFLQITLPLSLPGVATGSMLVFILLMGEYLIPQMLGGGNVFFVGNALVDLFLQSRNWAFGSAVSITLVAIMLLVVSLYMRFLRLMGTARDDVSLM; from the coding sequence ATGGCACTGTCTCAGCGAAAAATGCGCTGGCTCCTGCTGGGGCCGGCGGGCCTGTGGTACGCTGCGCTCCTTGTACTGCCGCTGGCGGTCGTCCTCGTCTATTCCTTCGGGGAGCGCGGGGCAGCTGGCGGTTACGAGCCGGCTTTCACCCTTGCGCAGTACGCCAATCTGGGAAGTCGCTGGGCCGCATTCCGCAACACATTGACGCTGGCGCCCATCGGCACCATCGCGGCGCTGCTGATCGCTTATCCGCTGGCCTATTATCTTGCATTGCGGGTCGGCAAGCAGTGGCGAACATTGCTGCTTGTGTTGGTGATTGTGCCATTCTGGACTTCGATCCTGATCCGCTCCTATGCGTGGATCTTTCTTCTTGGCGGGCGGGGAATTCCCCAATTGCTGTCGGCGTTCGGGCTCGGTGAGTTCCGCCTGATCAATACGCCTTTCGCCGTTCTGGTGGGCATCGTCTACGGTTATCTGCCGCTGATGTTCTTCCCGATCTATGTGAGTCTCGAAAAACTCGACCGACGGCTGTTGGAAGCGGCAGACGATCTTGGGACGCCACCCTGGCGGCGTTTCCTGCAGATTACCCTGCCCCTGTCGCTCCCCGGCGTGGCAACCGGCTCGATGCTCGTCTTCATTCTGCTCATGGGTGAATATCTCATCCCGCAGATGCTGGGTGGAGGCAACGTTTTCTTCGTCGGAAATGCGCTGGTCGACCTTTTCCTGCAATCGCGTAACTGGGCGTTCGGCTCCGCCGTGTCGATAACGCTGGTGGCGATCATGTTGCTTGTCGTCTCCCTTTACATGCGTTTCCTGCGCTTGATGGGGACAGCGCGCGACGATGTCAGTTTGATGTGA
- a CDS encoding ABC transporter substrate-binding protein, with protein sequence MTKNDKPVSRQTFMEELRRYQKGSVTRRHFLGVTGLGAATAVLAGAIPGLLPTRSWAGDIGDRVSIATWPNYQDPDNLAAFQKATGAAVQVNVFGSNEEMFAKLQAGGAGWDIVVATNYAISTYADSKMIEPLDLTKIPNYNAESFEARFATPGTVDGKLYGIPKLWGTTGMAWDSNKAKTPFTSWKDFFDRTKTDFSGRTIIHDYQLTAIGNALKYYGYSFNSVDPKELADAEKLLIEVKPHLFAITSDYQPSMRNGDAWLTMCWTGDAKQMNRDLPEIQYTLGKEGGEIWSDFYTIPTSAPNREGAYALLNFLLDPSVNAREELFHGYPVPDARVEALVPEEMRNDPILHPAAELLSTLEFGAAVTLTDPNRAELIARFKSA encoded by the coding sequence ATGACGAAGAACGACAAGCCGGTTTCCCGGCAGACTTTCATGGAAGAACTGCGCCGTTACCAGAAAGGTTCGGTTACACGCCGCCATTTTTTGGGCGTGACCGGATTGGGTGCCGCAACGGCGGTCCTGGCGGGCGCAATACCGGGACTTTTGCCAACACGTTCCTGGGCAGGCGACATTGGTGACCGGGTTTCGATCGCAACATGGCCAAATTATCAGGACCCCGACAATTTGGCGGCCTTCCAGAAAGCGACTGGCGCAGCGGTGCAAGTGAATGTTTTCGGTTCAAACGAGGAAATGTTCGCCAAGCTGCAGGCCGGTGGAGCAGGCTGGGATATTGTGGTCGCTACGAACTACGCTATCAGCACCTATGCCGACAGCAAGATGATAGAGCCACTCGATCTGACAAAAATACCCAACTACAACGCCGAGTCCTTCGAGGCGCGTTTCGCAACGCCCGGCACTGTCGACGGCAAGCTCTACGGTATCCCAAAACTATGGGGCACAACGGGTATGGCCTGGGACAGCAACAAGGCGAAGACACCTTTCACCAGCTGGAAGGATTTTTTCGACCGGACCAAAACCGACTTTTCAGGTCGCACAATTATCCACGACTATCAGCTGACCGCTATCGGAAATGCCCTGAAATATTACGGCTATTCGTTCAATTCCGTCGATCCGAAGGAATTGGCCGATGCAGAGAAACTGCTGATCGAGGTGAAGCCGCATCTCTTTGCCATCACCTCCGACTATCAGCCCTCCATGCGTAACGGCGATGCCTGGCTGACGATGTGCTGGACCGGAGATGCGAAACAGATGAATCGCGATCTGCCGGAAATCCAATACACGCTCGGAAAGGAAGGCGGCGAAATCTGGTCCGATTTCTATACCATTCCCACAAGCGCGCCCAATCGTGAAGGCGCTTACGCATTGCTGAACTTCCTGCTCGATCCTTCGGTCAATGCGCGCGAGGAACTCTTCCATGGTTATCCGGTGCCCGACGCACGCGTCGAAGCTCTGGTGCCGGAGGAAATGCGCAATGATCCTATCCTTCATCCGGCGGCGGAACTTCTGTCGACACTGGAGTTCGGGGCGGCGGTCACGTTGACCGATCCAAACCGGGCAGAACTTATTGCCCGCTTCAAATCGGCATAA
- a CDS encoding SDR family NAD(P)-dependent oxidoreductase translates to MKSCLEGRVALVTGAGSGIGRAGAIAMAAEGATVVVTDLRAELAEATAQAIRDAGGQAESAVLDARDDAAITETVSGVAARYGRLDVVHSHVGIQIAGKLEDVTPAQMDLAWALNVRSHFVVAQAALAPMRAQGGGSVIITASNSGCQYDRGMISYATTKHAAVAMVRQMAADYARENIRFNALCPGFVDTPFNAGFEQQMGGREALENYVAETIPMGRWASPEEIAAGIVYLASPQSAFVTGLALVIDGGEVL, encoded by the coding sequence ATGAAATCTTGTCTTGAGGGCCGGGTTGCCCTTGTCACTGGCGCCGGATCAGGTATCGGCCGCGCAGGCGCGATTGCCATGGCGGCAGAAGGCGCAACCGTTGTAGTTACGGATCTTCGCGCGGAACTTGCTGAAGCGACTGCGCAGGCGATCAGAGATGCCGGAGGGCAGGCGGAGAGCGCAGTGCTCGATGCCCGTGATGACGCCGCCATCACAGAAACAGTTTCCGGCGTTGCCGCTCGTTACGGACGACTTGATGTTGTGCATTCGCATGTCGGCATCCAGATTGCAGGCAAACTGGAGGATGTGACGCCTGCCCAGATGGATCTGGCGTGGGCGTTGAATGTGCGGTCGCATTTTGTTGTGGCGCAGGCCGCGCTTGCGCCAATGCGGGCGCAGGGCGGGGGATCGGTGATTATTACTGCCTCCAATTCCGGATGCCAGTATGATCGCGGCATGATTTCCTATGCCACCACCAAGCATGCAGCGGTGGCGATGGTACGGCAGATGGCGGCTGACTATGCGCGGGAGAACATCCGGTTCAATGCGCTTTGTCCGGGATTTGTCGATACGCCTTTCAATGCTGGCTTTGAACAGCAGATGGGTGGTCGAGAGGCTCTCGAAAACTACGTCGCCGAAACAATACCGATGGGGCGCTGGGCATCGCCAGAGGAAATTGCAGCCGGTATAGTATACCTCGCCTCGCCGCAGTCGGCTTTCGTGACTGGTCTCGCGCTGGTCATCGACGGGGGCGAAGTTCTTTAG
- a CDS encoding ABC transporter permease has translation MRIYAFAVYLFLYLPIGIIALFSFSAGRSASQLQGFSTQWYSKALDNPFVIDALKTSASVALTSAFLSCLLGTMAAIALTGLKGKLRVLFDALIYIAVMIPGIVIGIATLIALVTVFNTVNPWLQAVTGLKLSLGYGSLIAAHVLFTMSLVIILVRARIDGMDRSLLEASFDLGAGPIGTFRQVTLPMLMPAIMAGFLLSFTFSFDDFIIAFFVAGPETTLPIYIFSSIRRGVTPEINAIGTMVMVFSLLLLVFAQIILRRGKPAGH, from the coding sequence ATGCGCATTTATGCTTTTGCAGTTTATCTGTTCCTCTATCTTCCTATCGGGATTATCGCGCTGTTCAGCTTTTCTGCGGGCCGATCGGCGAGCCAGCTTCAGGGTTTCTCGACGCAATGGTATTCCAAGGCACTCGACAACCCATTCGTTATCGATGCTCTCAAGACTTCGGCATCAGTCGCGTTGACATCGGCGTTCCTGTCTTGCCTGCTTGGCACGATGGCTGCGATTGCATTGACGGGCCTGAAAGGAAAATTGCGCGTTCTCTTTGATGCCCTCATCTATATTGCAGTGATGATCCCAGGCATTGTCATCGGCATTGCAACGCTGATCGCGTTGGTGACCGTATTCAACACCGTTAATCCCTGGCTTCAGGCGGTGACGGGTTTGAAGCTCTCTTTGGGGTATGGCTCGCTCATAGCGGCGCATGTGCTGTTCACCATGTCTCTCGTTATCATTCTGGTGCGTGCCCGTATCGACGGCATGGATCGTTCTTTGCTGGAAGCTTCCTTCGATCTCGGTGCAGGGCCAATCGGCACCTTCCGGCAAGTAACCCTGCCAATGCTGATGCCTGCGATAATGGCCGGATTCCTGCTCAGTTTCACCTTCAGTTTCGATGATTTCATCATCGCTTTCTTTGTTGCCGGGCCAGAAACGACCCTTCCGATCTACATCTTTTCGTCAATCCGTCGCGGAGTGACGCCGGAGATCAATGCCATCGGCACGATGGTAATGGTGTTCTCTCTGCTGCTGCTTGTCTTCGCACAAATCATTCTCCGGCGCGGGAAACCGGCAGGTCATTAG
- a CDS encoding class GN sortase, translating to MSINPIMTGSALWRSLLPTVGMVLIALGMIIASQGIWIHAKAFVAQILLERAFAESIETGAPVKPWSWIDTWPVARIEAPRLNESAIALKGASGQALAFGPGHLDNTSMAGERGTAVYAAHRDTHFAFLKNIEKNDQILVTRSDGKTISYRVSHMAVARWDEAKIAVNSEGRHVVLATCYPFDAITPGPLRYLVYADMEEPQ from the coding sequence ATGTCTATCAATCCGATTATGACAGGGAGCGCACTGTGGCGCTCCCTACTCCCCACGGTGGGCATGGTGCTGATTGCGCTCGGGATGATAATTGCCAGTCAGGGAATCTGGATCCATGCGAAGGCATTTGTGGCACAGATCCTCCTCGAACGAGCTTTTGCGGAAAGCATTGAAACTGGCGCACCAGTCAAACCCTGGAGCTGGATCGATACATGGCCGGTTGCCCGCATCGAAGCTCCACGACTTAATGAATCCGCCATCGCGTTGAAAGGCGCCAGCGGTCAGGCATTGGCTTTCGGCCCCGGTCATCTGGACAATACGTCGATGGCCGGCGAACGGGGAACAGCCGTCTATGCTGCGCATCGCGACACACATTTCGCTTTTCTGAAGAATATCGAGAAGAACGACCAGATACTCGTCACCCGCAGCGACGGTAAGACGATTTCCTATCGTGTCAGTCATATGGCCGTCGCGCGTTGGGATGAAGCGAAGATCGCCGTGAATAGCGAAGGCCGCCATGTTGTGCTGGCGACCTGTTATCCATTCGATGCTATCACGCCTGGGCCGCTTCGCTATCTGGTTTATGCGGATATGGAAGAACCGCAATAA
- a CDS encoding ABC transporter ATP-binding protein — protein sequence MVYATEASVGRSSDTVAEFVGTTKRYGAVLAASQLNLRIRRGEFLSFLGPSGCGKTTALRMLAGFEQPSEGEILIDGSEVGTTPAYKRPVNMVFQSYALFPHMTVAQNVAYGLRQRRPRLAKAEIALRVAKALETVRLADFGGRRIWEMSGGQQQRVALARAIVNEPKILLLDEPMAALDAKLRTEMQLELLSLQRELGITFVLVTHDQQEALSMSDRICIMGHGRIAQIGTPRELYDRPANRYVANFVGRANILAGKVEHTDGDDVAVSLASGHKVVVETAFAVAPGDVVDVMIRPEALRLTISPTEGEQTIEVQVANKIFLGEHIEFLLTHPVLGQLQVLVPRQAERALPGVEVGSSAHLVWDRGAGLILERGE from the coding sequence ATGGTATACGCTACCGAGGCTTCTGTTGGTCGAAGCAGCGACACTGTTGCGGAATTTGTCGGCACCACGAAACGCTATGGTGCCGTACTTGCAGCCAGTCAGCTGAACCTGCGAATCCGGCGAGGGGAGTTTCTTTCCTTTCTCGGACCATCGGGCTGCGGCAAGACGACAGCACTGAGGATGTTAGCCGGATTCGAGCAGCCAAGCGAAGGCGAAATATTGATCGACGGGTCAGAGGTGGGGACGACACCGGCCTACAAGCGCCCCGTCAATATGGTATTTCAAAGCTACGCTCTCTTCCCGCACATGACCGTAGCCCAGAATGTGGCTTATGGATTGAGGCAGCGTCGACCGCGATTGGCAAAGGCCGAAATCGCGCTTCGCGTCGCAAAAGCATTGGAAACCGTTCGCCTTGCTGATTTCGGCGGGCGGCGGATCTGGGAGATGTCGGGTGGCCAGCAACAGCGCGTGGCACTTGCCCGTGCGATCGTGAACGAGCCAAAGATATTGCTGCTCGATGAACCCATGGCCGCACTCGACGCCAAGCTTCGGACCGAGATGCAGCTTGAACTTTTGTCGCTACAACGCGAGCTGGGCATCACTTTCGTTCTCGTCACTCATGATCAGCAGGAAGCATTGTCGATGTCCGACCGCATCTGCATCATGGGGCATGGTCGTATCGCTCAGATAGGGACGCCGCGCGAACTCTATGACCGTCCTGCCAATCGCTATGTTGCCAACTTTGTTGGGCGCGCCAACATTCTCGCCGGGAAGGTCGAACATACCGACGGTGACGATGTGGCGGTGAGCCTGGCTTCGGGCCACAAGGTGGTAGTTGAGACAGCTTTTGCTGTGGCGCCCGGCGATGTTGTCGACGTCATGATCCGACCTGAAGCGCTGCGCCTGACTATCTCCCCAACGGAGGGGGAGCAGACGATTGAAGTACAGGTTGCCAACAAGATTTTCCTCGGCGAGCACATCGAATTCCTGCTGACGCACCCGGTTCTGGGCCAATTGCAGGTTCTGGTTCCGAGGCAGGCGGAAAGAGCATTGCCGGGCGTCGAAGTGGGCTCGAGCGCGCATCTTGTCTGGGATCGTGGAGCAGGACTGATCCTTGAGCGTGGCGAATGA
- a CDS encoding marine proteobacterial sortase target protein gives MSPAINLPNHSNRGRVLSRFCSFIWFCNMALLPALAVIFCLLQIVQASAETPALVRPNEVQSGSLLLETNEAGRYVEAPRLATDVNLDVSGPTARARLTQAFENPTNGFVEALYVFPLPEESAVYSLKMVIGDRVIVADIKEKQKAREIYEQAKSEGKKATLIEQQRPNVFTNAVANIGPHEKVVIQIEYQQAVRLSDERFSLRVPLVVAPRYNPDNASPVVQEVEIKNGWGKSRDTGKPDTYNTPLVTPLAPPTALRTNPVTISVKLKAGFPLGKVESLFHKVRIDTTNDATREITLDGAAAADRDFVLEWSAVASDAPQVGLFREHIGKDDYVLAYVTPPALASPKKVQREVIFVIDNSGSMGGTSIEQAKASLDYALSQLQPGDRFNVIRFDDTLTKFFEDSVDANQENIASARRFVTSLEAQGGTEMLPALHAALDDSNQGNGLRQIVFLTDGEISNEQQLLDAVAARRGRSRIFMVGIGSAPNSYLMNRAAELGRGTFTHIGSAAEVDERMRALFDKLENPAVTDLKANFSEKNVSMTPSLLPDLYRGEPLVIAARMGKAIGNLAIEGQIDGRPWTVNLPLDQAMNAEGISKLWARRKIDDAEVELTLGKISQDAADARILHLALEHHLVSRLTSLVAVDKTPSRPANSPLTRADIPLQLPAGWDYDKLFDIRADRTVGDHANMDMNGVNDAVRSHESPTSPSSPSQSIPLPQTATSATLLLMQGLGLMLTGLFVFWFFRRKENA, from the coding sequence ATGTCACCCGCGATAAATCTTCCAAATCATAGCAATAGAGGTCGGGTACTCTCCCGCTTCTGTTCGTTCATCTGGTTCTGCAACATGGCGTTGCTGCCAGCACTGGCTGTCATTTTCTGTCTGTTGCAGATCGTGCAGGCCAGCGCTGAAACACCCGCTCTCGTCAGGCCGAACGAGGTTCAATCCGGCAGCCTTCTGCTTGAGACAAACGAAGCCGGACGTTACGTCGAAGCGCCTCGGCTCGCAACGGACGTCAATCTCGATGTGAGTGGGCCGACGGCCCGAGCCCGGCTGACGCAGGCATTCGAGAACCCGACCAATGGTTTCGTTGAAGCCTTGTATGTTTTCCCATTGCCAGAAGAAAGTGCGGTCTATTCGCTGAAGATGGTTATCGGTGATCGCGTGATTGTCGCTGACATCAAGGAGAAGCAGAAAGCCCGCGAAATATATGAACAGGCGAAAAGCGAAGGCAAAAAAGCAACGCTGATCGAGCAGCAGCGACCCAACGTGTTTACCAATGCGGTCGCCAATATCGGTCCGCACGAGAAAGTCGTCATCCAGATCGAGTATCAGCAGGCGGTACGTCTTTCCGATGAGCGTTTCTCGCTGCGTGTGCCTTTGGTCGTCGCACCCCGTTACAATCCGGACAATGCCTCCCCGGTTGTCCAGGAAGTCGAAATAAAGAACGGCTGGGGCAAGTCGCGCGATACGGGCAAGCCTGATACTTACAATACCCCGCTTGTAACGCCTTTGGCCCCACCGACTGCCCTGCGAACCAATCCTGTGACCATCTCAGTCAAACTGAAGGCAGGCTTCCCGCTTGGAAAGGTTGAGAGCCTTTTCCACAAGGTAAGGATCGATACGACGAACGACGCGACACGGGAAATCACGCTGGACGGAGCTGCAGCTGCTGATCGTGATTTCGTTCTGGAGTGGAGCGCCGTCGCAAGCGATGCACCACAAGTCGGGCTGTTCCGCGAACATATCGGCAAGGATGACTATGTGCTTGCCTATGTTACGCCACCGGCGCTTGCCAGCCCAAAAAAGGTCCAGCGTGAGGTCATCTTCGTGATCGATAATTCCGGATCAATGGGTGGTACTTCCATTGAACAGGCGAAGGCGAGCCTGGATTATGCACTGTCGCAACTTCAGCCCGGAGATCGTTTCAACGTGATCCGCTTCGACGACACATTGACCAAATTCTTCGAAGATTCAGTCGATGCCAATCAGGAGAATATCGCGTCCGCCCGCCGTTTCGTGACGAGCCTTGAAGCGCAAGGCGGCACGGAAATGTTGCCTGCCCTTCATGCCGCGCTTGATGACAGTAATCAGGGTAATGGATTGCGCCAGATCGTGTTTCTGACCGACGGCGAGATCAGCAATGAGCAGCAATTGCTGGATGCCGTTGCAGCACGTCGGGGGCGCTCGCGTATTTTCATGGTCGGCATCGGCTCTGCCCCGAACTCCTATCTGATGAACCGTGCGGCAGAACTTGGACGTGGAACCTTCACCCATATCGGGTCGGCGGCTGAAGTGGACGAACGCATGCGGGCTCTGTTCGACAAGCTTGAAAACCCGGCTGTTACCGATCTGAAGGCCAATTTCTCGGAAAAGAATGTGAGCATGACACCTTCCCTTTTGCCCGATCTTTATCGTGGTGAACCACTTGTCATCGCAGCGCGAATGGGCAAGGCGATCGGAAACCTTGCTATTGAAGGCCAGATCGATGGCCGTCCGTGGACAGTCAATCTGCCACTCGATCAGGCAATGAATGCTGAAGGCATTTCAAAACTGTGGGCACGTCGCAAAATCGATGATGCGGAAGTGGAACTAACCCTTGGGAAAATTTCCCAGGACGCTGCCGATGCGCGCATTCTCCACCTTGCACTGGAGCATCATCTGGTCAGCCGGCTGACGAGCCTTGTGGCTGTCGACAAGACACCGTCGCGACCGGCAAATTCTCCGCTGACCCGTGCCGATATTCCTCTGCAACTGCCCGCGGGCTGGGACTATGACAAGCTGTTCGACATCCGTGCGGATCGCACCGTCGGGGATCACGCAAACATGGACATGAATGGTGTAAATGACGCTGTCCGCAGCCACGAAAGCCCTACATCACCATCATCGCCATCGCAGTCGATCCCGCTGCCGCAGACGGCAACGTCAGCGACACTACTGCTCATGCAAGGCTTGGGTTTGATGCTGACTGGCCTGTTCGTCTTCTGGTTCTTCCGCCGCAAGGAGAATGCGTGA